From one Lysinibacillus sp. G4S2 genomic stretch:
- a CDS encoding MerR family transcriptional regulator, with protein sequence MDETITINQLAKIFDISHHQIRYYEEKGLLFPSYTDNNRYRKYSLKEIYQLAQILMLRNLNLSIAQITEVLTSYEKNDYLKLLKEKSKELSDEISKLQKIKKVVDHHYVNMTNQKVNSTKYLKNKHLEKIITLKTNETLSAKDMFKFQLSKQFFYSDIIYVFEEDEYHICIETERKTDFIMNEGKYSSIFIFGESDDEFEEQIVSIIDKKNTPIYVMELSSGIFTNSNILELEVLIPEKNNLLE encoded by the coding sequence ATGGATGAAACAATTACAATAAATCAATTGGCTAAAATATTTGATATTAGTCATCATCAAATACGATATTACGAAGAGAAAGGGCTCTTATTTCCATCCTACACGGATAATAATAGGTATCGAAAATATTCGCTGAAGGAAATTTATCAACTTGCGCAAATATTAATGTTGAGAAACTTAAATCTTTCAATCGCACAAATTACAGAGGTTTTAACTTCGTATGAAAAAAATGATTATTTGAAGTTATTAAAAGAAAAATCAAAAGAACTTTCCGATGAAATAAGCAAACTACAAAAAATAAAAAAGGTAGTTGATCACCATTATGTAAATATGACAAACCAAAAAGTAAATTCAACAAAATACTTAAAAAATAAACATTTAGAAAAAATAATCACTTTAAAAACAAATGAAACTTTATCAGCCAAGGATATGTTTAAATTTCAATTATCCAAGCAATTTTTTTATAGTGATATTATTTATGTTTTTGAAGAAGATGAATATCATATATGTATAGAAACAGAACGGAAAACTGATTTCATCATGAATGAAGGTAAATATAGTTCAATATTTATTTTTGGGGAATCTGATGATGAATTTGAGGAACAAATAGTATCCATTATCGACAAGAAAAATACCCCTATCTATGTAATGGAGCTCTCAAGCGGCATTTTTACTAATAGTAATATTCTTGAGTTAGAAGTTTTAATCCCCGAAAAAAATAATTTATTAGAATAG